One region of Zingiber officinale cultivar Zhangliang chromosome 7B, Zo_v1.1, whole genome shotgun sequence genomic DNA includes:
- the LOC122006698 gene encoding 3-ketoacyl-CoA synthase 6-like, which produces MPSSEVRPEFLSSVKLKYVKLGYQYLANHLVTLLLVPVMAGFLLEVLKQDPAELVALWRALGITAVHTLSTFFVLVLVGTAYLMSRPRPVYLVDFACFRPTSNCRVPFSTFLEHARLMPFFNEKSVRFQVRILERSGLGEETCLPPANHYIPPRASLEAARAEAELVIFSAVDELIAKTGLKPKDIDILVVNCSLFSPTPSLSAMVVNKYKLRSNILSFNLSGMGCSAGLISIDLARDLLQAHPNSYALVVSTEIITPNYYAGNERSMLLPNCLFRMGAAALLLSNCRRDRGRAKYRLLHVVRSHKGADDQAYRCVYEEEDRDGNSGINLSKDLMAIAGEALRTNITTVGPLVLPVTEQLRFLASLVARRLMGAARPGWKPYIPDFKRAFEHFCIHAGGRAVIDELQRSLRLSPDNVEASRMALHRFGNTSSSSLWYELGYIEAKGRMRRGDRIWMIGFGSGFKCNSAVWRCLRSVSTPVDGPWTECIHRYPVDIPEVVKLL; this is translated from the coding sequence ATGCCGTCGTCGGAGGTCCGGCCGGAGTTCTTGAGCTCGGTGAAGCTTAAGTACGTGAAACTGGGGTACCAGTACCTGGCGAACCACTTGGTGACCTTGCTCCTGGTTCCGGTCATGGCGGGCTTCCTGCTCGAAGTCCTGAAGCAGGATCCGGCCGAGCTGGTGGCGCTCTGGCGAGCCCTCGGCATCACCGCCGTGCACACGCTGTCCACTTTCTTCGTCCTCGTCCTCGTCGGCACCGCCTACTTGATGTCGCGGCCGCGCCCGGTTTACCTGGTGGACTTCGCCTGCTTCCGTCCCACTAGCAACTGCCGGGTGCCCTTCTCCACCTTCCTGGAGCACGCCCGCCTCATGCCCTTCTTCAACGAGAAGAGCGTCCGGTTCCAGGTGCGCATTCTGGAGCGCTCCGGCCTCGGCGAGGAGACGTGCCTCCCGCCGGCCAACCATTACATACCCCCGCGCGCCTCTCTGGAGGCGGCCCGCGCCGAGGCCGAGCTCGTCATCTTCTCCGCCGTCGACGAGCTGATCGCCAAGACCGGGCTTAAGCCCAAGGACATCGACATACTCGTCGTCAACTGCAGTCTCTTCTCCCCCACGCCGTCGCTGTCGGCCATGGTGGTGAACAAGTACAAACTGCGCAGCAACATCCTCAGCTTCAACCTCTCCGGCATGGGCTGCAGCGCGGGGCTGATCTCCATCGACCTCGCGCGCGACCTCCTCCAGGCCCATCCCAATTCCTACGCCCTCGTCGTCTCCACCGAGATCATCACGCCCAACTACTACGCCGGAAACGAACGGTCGATGCTGCTCCCCAACTGCCTCTTCCGGATGGGAGCCGCCGCGCTCCTGCTCTCCAACTGCCGGAGGGATCGCGGGCGCGCCAAGTACCGGCTGCTCCACGTGGTGCGCTCCCATAAAGGAGCCGACGACCAGGCCTACCGCTGCGTCTACGAGGAGGAGGACCGCGACGGCAACTCCGGGATCAACCTCTCCAAGGACCTCATGGCCATCGCCGGCGAGGCCCTGCGGACCAACATCACGACGGTGGGTCCTCTCGTGCTGCCGGTGACGGAGCAGCTCCGCTTCCTGGCGAGCCTCGTCGCTCGCCGCTTGATGGGCGCGGCGCGCCCCGGGTGGAAGCCTTACATCCCCGACTTCAAGCGCGCCTTCGAGCACTTCTGCATCCACGCCGGCGGGAGAGCCGTCATCGACGAGCTCCAGCGCAGCCTGCGGCTGTCTCCCGACAACGTCGAGGCGTCGCGCATGGCGCTGCACCGCTTCGGCAACACCTCCAGCAGCTCGCTCTGGTACGAGCTGGGGTACATCGAAGCCAAGGGCCGCATGCGCCGCGGCGACCGCATCTGGATGATCGGCTTCGGCAGCGGCTTCAAGTGCAACAGCGCCGTATGGCGCTGCCTACGCTCCGTCTCGACGCCGGTCGACGGCCCGTGGACGGAGTGCATCCACCGCTACCCCGTGGACATCCCCGAGGTGGTCAAGCTGCTGTAA